The following proteins are co-located in the Hevea brasiliensis isolate MT/VB/25A 57/8 chromosome 11, ASM3005281v1, whole genome shotgun sequence genome:
- the LOC131170215 gene encoding uncharacterized protein LOC131170215: MESKAVSVMNQEFVKLDRFDGTNYVRWKDKMLFLLTTLKISYILDPSLPAISPPTPEDSEQVKADRDKHRLYDLFTSVKSPMEIWKSLEFKYNSEKQGVDKFLIMKYFEFQMVDNISVMDRVHELHVLVSKLKDLKVIVPESLQVGGIIAKLPPSWNDYRKKLLHTTEDFSLEQIQKHLRIEEETRNRDKKFVSESTTKVNFVQGSQNFQKKNSGSKRKFSSKQ; the protein is encoded by the exons ATGGAGTCCAAGGCTGTTTCCGTGATGAATCAAGAGTTTGTGAAACTTGATCGTTTTGATGGGACAAACTATGTTCGCTGGAAAGACAAGATGCTATTCTTACTCACCACATTGAAGATTTCTTATATACTTGATCCAAGTCTGCCTGCTATTTCACCACCAACTCCAGAAGATTCTGAACAAGTGAAAGCAGATCGAGACAaac ATAGGCTGTATGATCTATTTACTTCTGTCAAGTCTCCAATGGAAATCTGGAAATCACTGGAGTTCAAATACAACTCAGAAAAACAAGGTGTGGATAAATTTCTCatcatgaaatattttgaattccaAATGGTTGATAATATATCTGTTATGGATCGAGTCCATGAGTTACATGTCCTGGTTTCAAAACTTAAAGATTTGAAAGTGATAGTTCCTGAATCATTGCAAGTAGGAGGAATAATAGCAAAACTTCCTCCTAGTTGgaatgattataggaagaaattacTGCATACCACAGAAGATTTTTCTCTTGAACAGATTCAGAAACACTTGCGCATTGAAGAAGAGACAAGAAATCGTGATAAGAAATTTGTTTCTGAATCTACTACAAAAGTTAATTTTGTGCAAGGAAGTCagaattttcaaaagaaaaattcTGGAAGTAAGAGAAAGTTTTCAAGCAAGCAGTAA